The following proteins are co-located in the Candidatus Nanosynbacter sp. HMT-352 genome:
- the secG gene encoding preprotein translocase subunit SecG, whose amino-acid sequence MSIDTILPYVTLGSAVLMIIAILLQQRGASLGAGFGSSGELFTTRRGFDKNLFDVTIVFAVIFVLSILASMILPGLQK is encoded by the coding sequence ATGTCAATTGATACAATTTTACCGTACGTGACACTTGGATCTGCCGTACTGATGATTATCGCAATTTTGTTGCAGCAACGAGGCGCAAGTTTGGGCGCAGGATTCGGCTCGTCTGGGGAATTATTCACTACTCGTCGCGGATTTGATAAAAACTTGTTTGATGTAACTATTGTTTTTGCGGTGATTTTTGTGCTATCGATTTTGGCAAGTATGATTTTGCCGGGATTGCAAAAATAG
- a CDS encoding phage holin family protein, giving the protein MKRQFATFLIRLILNSVGIWVAVRLLGNETPGATSAWTFMMAGLIFSVVNSVLKPIVTILALPAILLTLGLFTLIVNGFMVYISLALAPGISMTFAHSIIAGIILSLVNYIISSALVLQREEKE; this is encoded by the coding sequence ATGAAAAGACAATTTGCGACGTTTTTGATTCGGCTAATTCTTAACTCGGTAGGTATTTGGGTTGCAGTGCGGCTGCTTGGAAACGAAACTCCAGGCGCAACTTCTGCGTGGACGTTTATGATGGCGGGGTTGATATTTTCGGTAGTGAATAGCGTGTTGAAGCCAATCGTTACGATTTTAGCTCTGCCAGCAATTCTATTGACCTTAGGACTGTTTACTTTAATTGTGAACGGATTTATGGTTTACATTTCATTAGCTTTGGCGCCAGGAATTTCTATGACTTTTGCGCATTCAATTATTGCCGGGATTATATTGAGTTTGGTAAACTATATTATAAGTAGCGCGCTGGTTTTGCAGCGGGAAGAAAAGGAGTAA
- a CDS encoding helix-hairpin-helix domain-containing protein translates to MNQALQAKLKTLPRTPGVYFHKSASGEVIYVGKAAVLKNRVRQYFQDSRGRDNKTMALVAEIFDTDWIETESEVDALFLESEMIKRYMPRYNVLLRDDKSQMYVRIDMKSDWPTVSFTRNPADDGADYFGPFYNGFALKKALRYLRRIFPYLTHQRRPGQSKLDEDLGLSPKISDGSDAYKTSLRKLISYIKGNRKAIAVELERDMKTAAGLHDFERAASLRNKLRAMQELQRRVMFGDKEFLDISKDKALADLAKLLGLKNIPVRIEGYDISHMNGRQVVASMVVFTNGVSDRAGYRKFKVGEKNDDTGNMYEVIFRRLGERNVKSWGRPDLLLIDGGKGQLSAAIKARDERGIKLPIISIAKREEEIIIHKTGSQIDMSYIEELQKSIHQDIAIYEDNDVYVVNLHPAQRNAGSHSKNLRGSAIDDDSSRDNFTKSSIATTDIVKLFQRIRDESHRFAVSYHTALKRQNQTKNQLEEIPGIGPKTRAKLLRKFGSVKKIIEADYTELQAEVGTKKANLIKRLS, encoded by the coding sequence ATGAATCAAGCATTGCAAGCTAAGCTGAAAACTTTGCCGCGAACGCCCGGCGTTTATTTTCATAAGTCGGCGAGCGGCGAGGTAATTTATGTTGGCAAGGCGGCGGTTCTTAAAAATCGCGTACGTCAGTATTTTCAAGATTCGCGCGGGCGAGACAATAAAACTATGGCACTGGTGGCGGAGATTTTTGATACTGATTGGATTGAAACTGAGAGTGAGGTTGACGCGCTATTCTTGGAAAGCGAGATGATCAAGCGGTATATGCCGCGATACAACGTTCTGCTGCGTGATGACAAATCTCAGATGTATGTTCGGATTGATATGAAAAGCGATTGGCCGACAGTCAGTTTTACGCGGAATCCTGCCGATGATGGCGCGGATTATTTTGGTCCGTTTTACAATGGTTTTGCACTAAAAAAAGCGTTGCGCTATTTGAGGCGAATTTTTCCGTATCTCACTCACCAAAGACGCCCTGGGCAATCAAAGTTGGATGAAGATTTGGGCTTAAGTCCAAAAATAAGTGATGGCTCGGACGCGTATAAAACTAGTTTGCGTAAATTGATAAGTTATATCAAGGGAAATCGCAAGGCTATTGCTGTGGAATTGGAGCGTGATATGAAAACGGCTGCGGGACTTCATGATTTTGAGCGGGCGGCAAGTCTGAGAAATAAGTTGCGCGCCATGCAAGAGCTTCAGCGACGCGTTATGTTTGGCGATAAGGAATTTTTGGATATTTCAAAAGACAAGGCACTGGCCGATTTGGCAAAACTACTTGGCTTGAAAAATATTCCAGTGCGAATTGAGGGCTATGATATTTCGCATATGAACGGACGCCAAGTTGTAGCGAGTATGGTGGTCTTTACGAATGGTGTGAGCGATCGTGCGGGATATCGCAAATTTAAGGTGGGTGAAAAAAACGACGACACTGGAAATATGTACGAGGTGATTTTTAGGCGACTTGGCGAGCGAAATGTCAAAAGTTGGGGTCGTCCGGATTTGTTGTTGATTGACGGCGGAAAAGGTCAACTCTCGGCGGCGATTAAGGCGAGGGATGAGCGCGGAATAAAATTGCCGATTATTAGCATCGCCAAACGCGAGGAAGAAATTATTATTCATAAAACTGGCTCGCAAATTGACATGTCATATATCGAGGAACTGCAAAAATCTATTCATCAGGACATCGCTATCTACGAAGATAATGATGTGTATGTAGTGAATTTACATCCTGCTCAGCGCAACGCCGGATCTCATTCAAAGAATCTACGAGGCTCTGCTATTGATGACGATTCCAGCCGGGACAATTTTACAAAAAGTTCTATTGCGACGACAGATATTGTCAAGCTTTTCCAGCGGATTCGTGACGAATCACACCGATTTGCTGTGAGTTATCATACAGCGCTGAAGCGTCAAAATCAGACGAAAAACCAACTGGAAGAAATTCCGGGAATTGGCCCAAAGACACGTGCGAAATTGCTAAGGAAGTTTGGTAGTGTGAAAAAAATTATCGAGGCGGATTATACGGAATTGCAGGCGGAAGTTGGCACGAAAAAGGCGAATTTGATTAAACGCTTGTCTTAA
- a CDS encoding DUF488 domain-containing protein → MTKYKIERIYESTASDDSYRVLVDRLWPRGISKERAVLDEWNKEIAPTDELRKWFNHDPEKFLEFSRRYMKELDNNPAAAEAKNNWNEQSAVTLLYGAKDTEHNQAVVLKKWLED, encoded by the coding sequence ATGACAAAGTATAAAATTGAACGGATTTATGAGTCGACCGCGTCAGACGATAGTTATCGTGTGCTGGTCGATCGACTGTGGCCGCGCGGAATTAGCAAAGAGCGAGCCGTATTGGACGAGTGGAATAAAGAAATTGCCCCGACCGATGAATTACGTAAATGGTTTAACCATGATCCAGAAAAATTCCTGGAATTTTCTCGCCGTTATATGAAGGAGCTAGATAATAATCCTGCGGCTGCCGAAGCAAAGAATAATTGGAACGAACAATCTGCAGTTACGCTGTTATATGGCGCCAAAGATACGGAGCATAATCAGGCGGTAGTTCTCAAAAAGTGGTTGGAAGATTAG
- a CDS encoding HD domain-containing protein, which translates to MNDRQIAQLEVVKTKVRQLLGGDNSGHADDHVERVALLAERFANECSESVNLQEVLLTAWLHDVDDYKLVGKTQAEKLTNAVDIMAQAEIADDLSQVVLENIAAIGYSKRLNGKQPQRLAGKLASDADMCDAIGAVGIERALAYACHHGGRIFDPKVWPNVNLAAHEYNADGNTHDTDGFINHFFEKLLKLKGLMLTEPGRIEAENRHQIMVDFLRAYFREKNASDWSEFLEEYLRSVD; encoded by the coding sequence ATGAACGATCGACAAATTGCCCAGCTTGAAGTAGTAAAGACTAAAGTTCGGCAGTTATTGGGCGGTGATAATTCGGGACATGCTGACGATCATGTCGAGCGAGTAGCGTTGTTGGCAGAGCGTTTTGCTAACGAATGCAGCGAATCAGTGAACCTGCAAGAAGTGCTATTGACGGCTTGGCTGCATGATGTCGATGATTATAAATTAGTCGGTAAAACGCAGGCGGAAAAATTGACGAACGCAGTAGATATTATGGCGCAGGCAGAGATAGCTGATGATTTAAGTCAGGTTGTGCTGGAAAATATTGCGGCGATTGGTTATAGCAAACGGCTGAACGGCAAGCAGCCGCAGCGGCTGGCGGGGAAATTGGCGTCTGACGCTGATATGTGTGATGCTATTGGTGCGGTCGGCATTGAGCGGGCGTTGGCTTATGCTTGTCATCACGGCGGTCGGATTTTTGATCCTAAAGTCTGGCCGAATGTCAATCTGGCGGCGCACGAATATAACGCTGATGGCAATACGCATGATACTGACGGATTTATCAATCACTTCTTTGAGAAACTGCTGAAATTGAAAGGTTTGATGTTGACTGAGCCAGGACGAATAGAAGCAGAAAATCGTCATCAAATTATGGTTGATTTTCTTCGCGCCTATTTCCGCGAGAAGAATGCGTCTGACTGGAGTGAGTTTTTGGAGGAATATTTACGCAGCGTCGATTAA
- a CDS encoding GyrI-like domain-containing protein: protein MKYEWRKQEKNLYGVKQTPIIVEVPKQKFILVKGKGNPNEVDFSDRISALYSLAYAIKMLFKNAMKNKTDNEITDFTVYPLEGFWKKVNGEELDKNKLEYTLMIKQPDFITQEIFTKALENVKKKKPNVLYDEISFREIEEGKSIHILHVGSYDNEPKSFELMNEFARKFDLTRIGDFHKEIYLSNKNRTSEEKQKTILRYSVK from the coding sequence ATGAAATATGAGTGGAGAAAACAAGAAAAGAATCTTTATGGTGTAAAGCAAACACCTATCATTGTAGAAGTACCAAAGCAAAAATTTATTTTGGTAAAAGGTAAAGGAAATCCGAATGAGGTAGATTTTTCAGATAGAATATCCGCATTATATTCTCTTGCCTATGCCATTAAAATGTTGTTTAAAAATGCAATGAAAAATAAAACTGATAACGAGATTACAGATTTTACGGTATATCCATTAGAAGGCTTTTGGAAAAAAGTAAATGGAGAAGAGCTTGATAAAAATAAACTGGAATACACATTGATGATTAAACAACCTGATTTTATTACACAAGAGATATTCACAAAGGCACTTGAAAATGTAAAAAAGAAAAAGCCCAACGTATTGTATGATGAGATAAGTTTTAGAGAAATAGAAGAGGGTAAATCTATTCATATTTTACATGTTGGAAGTTATGATAACGAGCCAAAGTCATTTGAATTGATGAATGAATTTGCAAGAAAATTTGATCTTACAAGAATAGGTGATTTTCATAAAGAAATATACCTAAGTAATAAAAACAGGACATCAGAAGAAAAACAAAAAACTATATTAAGATATTCAGTGAAATAG
- a CDS encoding NUDIX hydrolase, whose amino-acid sequence MSRKGSIVGEMFSSFVRAIFRGTACVILLIFRIVPKKDRVRVIIYHDDGDILLVKNRFSRQKWALPGGGAKHNESYEQAAVREVLEEIGLKIHNLRYLGKANSHESYAKFSVQVFAAHASDYDIKCNFEIMEARWLNINYLPEEYYALYANMRQ is encoded by the coding sequence ATGTCTCGCAAAGGATCGATAGTTGGCGAGATGTTTAGTTCATTCGTGCGGGCAATTTTTCGTGGAACTGCATGTGTCATATTGCTAATTTTTAGGATTGTACCGAAGAAGGACCGCGTGCGGGTGATTATTTATCATGATGATGGTGATATTTTGCTGGTCAAAAATCGTTTTAGCCGTCAAAAGTGGGCTCTACCGGGAGGCGGGGCGAAGCATAATGAGAGTTATGAACAGGCTGCCGTGAGAGAAGTCTTGGAAGAAATTGGATTAAAAATACATAATCTGCGATATCTCGGAAAAGCTAATTCTCATGAATCATATGCCAAATTTTCAGTTCAAGTTTTTGCGGCGCACGCGTCTGATTATGACATAAAATGCAACTTTGAAATAATGGAAGCCCGGTGGCTTAATATAAATTATCTTCCTGAAGAATATTACGCTTTGTATGCTAACATGCGTCAGTAG
- a CDS encoding cupin domain-containing protein, translating to MKGFSENIEELTLENDNFRQVLYTAKHCQLVLMSLPVGGEIGSEIHEENDQFFRFESGEGKVLIDGNEYIVSDGSAIIVPAGAEHNVINIGKEPLKLYTIYSPAHHKDGIVRATREEADANEEDFDGVTTE from the coding sequence ATGAAGGGTTTTAGTGAAAATATCGAAGAGCTTACGTTAGAAAATGATAATTTTCGTCAGGTTTTATATACTGCGAAGCATTGCCAATTGGTGTTGATGAGCCTGCCTGTTGGCGGGGAAATTGGTTCGGAGATTCACGAGGAGAATGATCAATTTTTCAGATTTGAGTCTGGCGAAGGTAAGGTTTTGATTGATGGCAATGAGTATATTGTTTCCGACGGTAGTGCGATTATTGTGCCGGCGGGAGCTGAGCATAATGTGATAAATATCGGCAAGGAGCCACTTAAGCTTTATACTATTTATAGTCCGGCACACCATAAAGATGGAATCGTTCGGGCAACTCGCGAAGAAGCAGATGCTAACGAAGAAGATTTTGACGGTGTAACCACAGAATAA
- a CDS encoding thioredoxin family protein, whose translation MALYEITTKQEFEDKVLKSDGPVLVDFWAPWCPPCRAMAPLLHQIAEETEFDIVKVDTEASQENAQLAMEYRVQGIPNMKIFVGGEEVAEMIGMKPKQTLIDALEKAAK comes from the coding sequence ATGGCTTTATATGAAATTACAACAAAGCAAGAGTTCGAAGATAAGGTGTTAAAAAGCGACGGTCCTGTACTAGTTGATTTTTGGGCGCCGTGGTGTCCGCCATGCCGCGCAATGGCTCCGCTTTTGCATCAAATTGCTGAAGAAACAGAGTTTGATATTGTTAAGGTTGACACTGAAGCAAGTCAGGAAAATGCGCAATTGGCTATGGAATATCGCGTGCAGGGAATTCCAAACATGAAGATTTTTGTTGGCGGCGAGGAAGTTGCTGAAATGATCGGCATGAAGCCAAAGCAGACGTTGATTGACGCTTTGGAAAAAGCTGCGAAATAG
- a CDS encoding transcriptional repressor, with translation MTQIVRRSTKYTNDVMAILKSNHHATNAEIAQELRNIHPEVSDTTVHRITQRLCGDGTIGLAPPTKKGCLRYDIRKDDHDHFVCSDCDGLMDIKIADEMRKQIAHEISDCYIDGPLVVTGVCKKCQKRRK, from the coding sequence ATGACGCAAATTGTTAGGCGATCAACAAAATACACGAATGATGTGATGGCGATTTTAAAGAGCAATCATCACGCGACGAATGCGGAAATTGCTCAGGAATTGCGGAATATTCATCCTGAAGTCAGCGACACTACGGTGCATCGAATAACTCAGCGCCTGTGTGGCGACGGGACGATTGGTTTGGCGCCGCCGACTAAAAAGGGTTGCTTGCGATATGATATTCGTAAGGACGATCACGATCATTTTGTATGCAGTGACTGCGATGGTCTGATGGATATTAAAATTGCCGATGAGATGAGAAAACAGATTGCGCATGAAATTAGCGATTGTTATATTGACGGCCCGTTGGTTGTGACGGGAGTTTGTAAAAAATGCCAGAAAAGGAGGAAATAA
- a CDS encoding ABC transporter ATP-binding protein: protein MKNKPNSKEIFRLFWKTSEPYKHRRNLAIFFAMLTLVVTIFVGPLIIAQLLSIVQHNQLHDAKNLWTLIALYGVSELWSSVIGWRLVLYLVWTFETAMQRDLYARCFSKLTNQTLFFHSNKFGGSLVSQTNKLVGAVESFWDTIIWSVLPLVISLVGSIIVLSTLLWQYALFLLIFSIVFSIVVYYGSKPMAKLTKKEAKSSNKLNGQLADVISNVLAVKSSGAEATEQKFFTKTVNSWRDSSLDVMRGFLKVSTIYSSINMVIKIGAIAFAVYAAQNNLVSVASVYLIITYTGSVAHELWNMNGIMRNYNRIIGNANDMVEILQTPTTLIDKSDSKLKVTNGEISMDKIIFTHDEGQGDTLFHDFSLEIKPGEKIGLVGASGSGKTTLTKLLLRFADIDSGKITIDGQDISEVTQASLRAKIAYVPQEPLLFHRSVRENIAYGRPDATDAEIEEAAKKAGAYDFIVGLKDGFDTMVGERGIKLSGGQRQRVAIARAILKDAPILVLDEATSALDSESEALIQKSLETLMENRTSIVIAHRLSTIAKLDRIIVLKDGKIVEDGSHDELINKKRGVYAKLWARQSGGFIEE from the coding sequence TTGAAAAACAAACCGAACAGCAAAGAAATATTTCGTCTATTTTGGAAGACATCAGAGCCATACAAACACCGTCGAAACTTGGCAATATTTTTTGCAATGCTCACACTCGTGGTTACCATTTTTGTCGGACCGCTCATAATTGCCCAACTTCTTAGTATCGTCCAACACAATCAACTGCACGACGCAAAAAATCTATGGACACTAATTGCTTTATACGGCGTCAGTGAATTATGGTCGAGCGTCATCGGCTGGCGATTAGTTTTATATCTCGTCTGGACATTCGAAACCGCCATGCAACGAGATTTGTACGCTCGATGCTTCAGCAAACTAACCAACCAAACATTATTCTTCCATTCAAATAAATTCGGCGGGTCGCTCGTTAGTCAAACAAATAAATTAGTTGGCGCGGTAGAAAGTTTTTGGGACACGATAATTTGGTCAGTTTTGCCACTAGTTATTTCACTGGTCGGTTCAATAATTGTCCTATCAACTCTCCTCTGGCAATACGCGCTATTTTTACTCATTTTCTCAATCGTTTTCAGCATCGTCGTTTATTACGGATCCAAGCCAATGGCGAAATTGACAAAAAAAGAAGCCAAATCCAGCAATAAATTGAACGGTCAATTAGCCGACGTAATCTCAAACGTTCTGGCGGTCAAGTCGTCTGGTGCCGAAGCTACGGAACAGAAATTTTTCACAAAAACCGTCAACTCTTGGCGAGATTCAAGCCTCGACGTAATGCGCGGATTCTTAAAAGTCAGCACTATATATTCGTCAATCAACATGGTTATTAAAATTGGGGCAATCGCCTTCGCAGTGTACGCAGCTCAAAATAATTTGGTATCAGTGGCGTCTGTTTATCTTATAATCACCTACACTGGAAGTGTCGCACATGAATTGTGGAACATGAACGGAATTATGCGCAATTACAACCGAATTATCGGTAACGCAAACGATATGGTAGAAATCTTACAAACGCCAACAACATTGATTGATAAAAGCGATTCAAAGCTAAAAGTTACAAACGGCGAAATTTCCATGGATAAAATAATTTTCACGCACGACGAGGGTCAAGGCGACACCCTATTCCACGACTTTTCTCTGGAGATTAAACCAGGCGAAAAAATAGGTTTGGTTGGAGCGAGCGGTTCTGGAAAAACTACACTCACCAAATTGCTATTACGTTTTGCTGATATTGACTCAGGAAAAATTACCATCGATGGACAAGATATTTCCGAAGTCACCCAGGCAAGTTTGCGCGCCAAAATCGCTTACGTACCGCAAGAACCATTGCTATTCCACCGCTCCGTGCGTGAAAACATTGCTTACGGCCGACCTGATGCAACTGACGCAGAAATTGAAGAAGCCGCCAAAAAAGCTGGCGCTTACGATTTTATCGTTGGACTTAAAGACGGTTTTGACACAATGGTTGGCGAGCGCGGAATTAAATTATCTGGCGGACAGCGACAACGAGTTGCAATTGCCAGGGCAATCCTAAAAGATGCGCCAATTCTAGTCCTCGACGAGGCGACTTCAGCACTAGATTCTGAGTCAGAAGCGTTGATTCAAAAATCTCTGGAGACGTTAATGGAGAATCGAACCTCAATTGTCATTGCCCATCGCTTATCTACAATTGCCAAGTTGGACCGTATAATTGTTTTGAAGGATGGAAAAATTGTCGAGGACGGATCGCATGATGAGCTCATCAATAAAAAACGCGGTGTTTACGCAAAATTAT